GCGTCTCGCTGACCGACGCCGGCCGCGTGCTCCTGGCCGAGGCTCGGGCGGCGCTCGACGCGGTCGATGCCGCCGAACGCCGCACCCGCCGGGCAGCCGGCGCGGGGGAGGAGCCTGGGCTGGTGCTCGTCTCCAAGGCCGGGGCCGCGAGCGAGCTGCTCACCAAGCTGCTGGACGCCTACGCCGCCGAGCCCGGTGCCGTGAAGGTCGAGGTGGTGCTGTGCGGCATCGGTGAGCAGGAGTCCCGGCTGCGCGACGGCCGGGCCGACGTCGCGCTGCTGCACCGGCCGTTCGACTCGACCGACGGCCTCGACCATGAGGACCTGCTCACCGAGGGCCAGGTCGTCGTGCTGCCCTCCGGTCACCCGTGGGCGACCCGTCCGCACCTGCGGCTGGCCGACGTCGACGACATCCCCGAGGTGCCGCCGATGCGCTGGCCGGACGGCGACACCTTTCCCGACGGCCCCGGCCCGGAGATGCGCGACTCGGCGCAGCTGTATCAGCTGATCGGGCTCGGTCGGGCGTACGCGATCCTGCCGGAGTCGGCGCGTGCCGAGCAGCATCACGGTGTCTCCACGGTGCCGTTGCTCGATGCGCCCGAGGTCACCACGGTCATCGCCTGGCCGCGGCACAGCCGCTCGCTCGACCTGGCCCGACTCGTGCAGACGGCCACGGGTCTCTAGCTTCTGCTGGTCAGAAGCGCTTCCACCACAGGTTGACCGCATAGTCGACGTACGTCCCGGCGTGCTCGGCGAGGATCGCGGCCGCCGTGGCGGGGTCGAACTCGATGCGTACGACCGCCTCCAGGTCGTCACGGGAGGCGAAGGACCAGTCCATGTCGACCGGCACCCTGGTCCAGCCGTGCAGCGACCAGAACCGCT
The sequence above is drawn from the Nocardioides albertanoniae genome and encodes:
- a CDS encoding LysR family transcriptional regulator, with the translated sequence METRELRYFVAVAEELHFSRAAARLGIAQPPLSRAISQLERRLGGALLERNSRGVSLTDAGRVLLAEARAALDAVDAAERRTRRAAGAGEEPGLVLVSKAGAASELLTKLLDAYAAEPGAVKVEVVLCGIGEQESRLRDGRADVALLHRPFDSTDGLDHEDLLTEGQVVVLPSGHPWATRPHLRLADVDDIPEVPPMRWPDGDTFPDGPGPEMRDSAQLYQLIGLGRAYAILPESARAEQHHGVSTVPLLDAPEVTTVIAWPRHSRSLDLARLVQTATGL